One genomic window of Syngnathus acus chromosome 11, fSynAcu1.2, whole genome shotgun sequence includes the following:
- the bag6l gene encoding large proline-rich protein BAG6 isoform X5 gives MADSSLTDVTVKTLDSQSRSYQVGGELTVRQFKEHIASSVEIPVDKQRLIYQGRVLQDDKTLTTYNVHGKVIHLVERAPPQSTGTGSGGAEVSNEGTAEDSSGHIAASPPQDRNGYVMLGTFNLPVNFLEPQAVQQMMPGLGESGRNARVSTSTGSNGSLNVQINLDQSVQSEARMRVQLAENLLRSAHALIQRLEGVSGSQAESELPHTSSSSTASSTSGRIAEESLPMETNAPPAAAAAASTSTQTEGAPNTPPNHLRPAEFVAILSEVRRVEERLRPFIERTHSILGAATSADYNNNTQERDEDQRVLNMAGDALRLLGNALIVLGDLRCNLASPPPRHLYVLRPVTQHSHPVLVRSGLPHVPIPVNVGTANGGPAGENLGRPSRSDHLPSAQAPPPPPRANETTEGARVIRITHQTMEPVVMMHMNIDGDTSSGPPNATGSVQPGLPPEFMQAIVQQISHQAATVAAAAASANQATHTTGSAVGHEGMASSAPPAQARVIFTRPPFSPHISHPTGTRGTSINLRAAMPVAGQQAGQGTPVVGSSLAQMISNLVGQLLVQGDTTSYSSSASSQSSESSASPIGPSVNTTGQAPPPPSAPAPPPSGVSVDQPLGGSAGANLAQLLGSMLPGSGSSASGSGSGVAPSITVTLPGLFQNMSDFVPPAAGDTTEESASQTGGSLSPELFTGIVQGGLSTMTGSLGAAQHGNGESIAQFIQSLSQSSNLFTPGSGGAVGFFGDLLSLVCQSSSMMDVVLLLHGNAQPLSRIRPQLTEFFSHHYLRGGQEPTDANVARAADDLINGLEEYIAESFSNVAVRDGVDIVQSNLAFLRQQLTGIASHVLRCNDATFGPSLLLLCTQGLFECLALNLYCLGGEQRALTAVINRRIRRMFSEGNPSLLNCLTSMMSMRLTPILEHNPVTRDHIRRYVILVSEDQRAAAAAESAAAAAAAKADTGQQPAESQNVEMEETFSPATTAEEAKAWSGDGRENPPPGSAVTPPGRPELTREVEPWAASLPPEWVPIIRHDLHSQRKLRAQPPLSDAYLHGMPAKRRKMTQGQGPRLSLSDAVSRAARSAGALPVTAANSLQGELERPDLQDAYATQVKKDIKARVLGDPDYNAQKFPNTHRAFSSDDS, from the exons ATGGCGGATTCGAGTCTAACTGATGTCACCGTGAAGACTCTGGATTCACAGAGCAGGAGCTATCAAGTCGGGGGCGAG TTGACTGTGAGGCAGTTCAAGGAGCACATAGCGTCATCAGTGGAGATCCCAGTGGACAAGCAGCGGCTCATCTACCAAGGCAGAGTGCTACAAGATGACAAAACGCTGACTACGTACA ATGTACACGGAAAGGTGATTCATTTGGTGGAGCGTGCCCCACCTCAAAGCACCGGGACTGGCTCAGGGGGTGCAGAGGTATCCAATGAagggacagcagaggacagcAGCGGTCATATTGCCGCCTCCCCACCTCAAGATCGCAACGGTTACGTGATGCTCGGGACTTTCAACCTCCCTGTCAACTTTTTGGAACCCCAAGCCGTACAG CAGATGATGCCTGGATTAGGTGAGTCTGGAAGAAATGCCCGGGTCAGCACCAGCACAGGG AGCAATGGCTCGCTGAACGTGCAGATTAATTTGGACCAGTCGGTGCAGAGCGAAGCTCGGATGAGGGTGCAACTGGCTGAGAACCTGCTTCGGAGTGCTCACGCTCTGATCCAAAGGCTGGAG ggtGTTTCCGGTTCGCAGGCAGAATCAGAGTTGCCTCACACCTCTTCATCCTCAACAGCATCGTCAACCTCGGGCAGAATCGCTGAAGAATCACTACCCATGGAAACCAATGCTCCccctgctgcagcagcagcagcatccacCTCAACACAGACTGAAGGGGCACCCAACACACCACCCAA TCACCTGAGGCCAGCAGAGTTTGTTGCCATTCTGTCTGAGGTGCGGAGGGTGGAGGAGAGGTTACGTCCTTTCATAGAGAGGACCCACTCCATCCTCGGGGCGGCCACGTCGGCAGACTACAACAACAAT ACACAGGAACGAGATGAGGATCAACGCGTTCTCAACATGGCTGGAGATGCGCTACGTCTTCTGGGCAATGCTTTGATTGTGCTGGGTGACCTTCGCTGCAACCTGGCGAGCCCTCCTCCACGTCACCTGTATGTGCTCCGGCCCGTGACTCAGCATAGCCATCCTGTCCTAGTCCGGTCCGGTCTGCCGCACGTGCCCATTCCG GTAAACGTGGGCACGGCAAACGGAGGACCTGCTGGAGAAAACCTTGGCCGGCCATCTCGATCCGATCACCTCCCTTCCGCGCAGgctccgccgcctcctcctcgtgCCAACGAGACCACGGAAGGAGCCCGGGTGATCAGGATCACCCACCAGACTATGGAGCCTGTCGTCATGATGCATATGAACATTGATG GTGATACAAGTTCTGGACCGCCAAATGCCACAGGTTCAGTGCAACCAG GATTGCCCCCAGAGTTCATGCAAGCCATCGTCCAGCAGATCTCCCACCAAGCAGCTaccgtggcggcggcggcggcttcaGCCAATCAAGCGACACACACGACGGGCTCCGCAGTCGGTCATGAAGGGATGGCTTCTTCGGCGCCGCCCGCTCAGGCCAGAGTGATCTTCACCAGACCACCGTTCTCCCCCCATATCTCACATCCTACGGGAACGAGAGGGACCTCCATCAACCTCCGTGCTGCAATGCCTGTAGCAGGCCAACAAGCAGGACAG GGCACACCTGTAGTTGGCTCCTCCCTCGCCCAGATGATCAGCAACCTGGTGGGACAGCTTCTCGTGCAAG GCGATACGACAAGTTATTCATCTTCAGCCAGCTCCCAGTCATCCGAATCCTCCGCATCTCCTATTGGTCCCTCTGTCAACACTACTGGCCAGGCGCCGCCACCGCCATCGGCACCGGCACCACCGCCATCGGGAGTATCTGTGGATCaaccactaggtggcagtgcTGGGGCAAACCTGGCCCAACTCCTGGGCTCTATGCTGCCTGGAAGTGGAAGTTCTGCTTCTGGTTCTGGTTCTGGAGTGGCAccctccatcactgtcactCTGCCTGGCTTATTTCAGAACATGTCAGACTTTGTGCCG CCGGCTGCCGGCGACACGACGGAAGAGTCCGCCTCGCAGACAGGCGGCTCTCTGAGCCCGGAGCTTTTCACCGGCATCGTGCAAGGAGGGCTGTCGACGATGACCGGCTCGCTCGGGGCGGCGCAGCATGGCAACGGAGAGAGCATCGCACAGTTTATTCAGAGTCTTTCTCAGAGCAGCAATCTCTTCACACCTGGATCGGGAGGGGCCGTGG GCTTCTTTGGCGACCTGTTGTCTCTGGTGTGTCAGAGCTCTTCCATGAtggacgtggtgctgttgctTCACGGAAACGCTCAGCCTCTGAGCCGCATCCGTCCCCAGCTGACTGAATTCTTCAGCCATCACTACCTGCGCGGCGGCCAAGAGCCCACTGACGCCAACGTGGCT AGAGCAGCTGATGACCTCATCAATGGTCTGGAGGAGTACATTGCGGAGAGCTTT TCAAATGTGGCGGTACGCGATGGAGTGGACATCGTTCAGAGCAACCTAGCTTTCCTCAGGCAACAGCTCACAGGGATAGCCTCACATGTGCTGCGCTGCAATG ATGCCACCTTTGGCCCCTCTCTGCTGTTGCTGTGCACCCAAGGTCTGTTTGAGTGTCTTGCCCTCAACTTGTATTGTCTGGGAGGAGAGCAGAGAGCTCTGACCGCTGTCATCAACCGCCGCATT AGGAGAATGTTCTCAGAAGGGAATCCCAGTTTGTTGAACTGTTTGACCAGTATGATGTCTATGAGGTTGACTCCTATTCTGGAGCACAACCCAGTTACCCGGGATCACATTCGGCGCTACGTCATACTCGTATCG GAAGACCAgagggcagcagcagcagc agaatcagcagcagcagcagcagcagcaaaagcaGACACTGGACAACAGCCAGCTGAGAGTCAGAATGTAGAG ATGGAGGAGACTTTCTCTCCAGCAACCACAGCAGAGGAGGCCAAGGCATGGTCCGGTGACGGCCGAGAGAACCCGCCCCCGGGATCTGCCGTGACCCCGCCCGGACGGCCGGAGCTGACCCGGGAGGTGGAGCCGTGGGCAGCGTCTCTTCCACCG GAATGGGTTCCAATCATCAGGCACGATCTGCATTCTCAAAGGAAGCTCCGAGCACAGCCGCCGCTGTCTGACGCCTACCTACACGGGATGCCCGCTAAGAGGAGAAAG ATGACGCAGGGCCAAGGACCCCGCCTCTCCTTGTCAGACGCCGTCAGTCGAGCCGCTCGCTCTGCTGGAGCCCTGCCGGTTACTGCCGCAAACAGCCTCCAGGGAGAGCTGGAGCGTCCCGATTTGCAGGATGCCTATGCCACACAG GTCAAGAAGGACATCAAAGCGCGAGTGCTCGGAGATCCCGACTACAACGCTCAAAAGTTCCCCAACACGCATCGAgctttctcctcagatgactcttaA
- the bag6l gene encoding large proline-rich protein BAG6 isoform X2 — MADSSLTDVTVKTLDSQSRSYQVGGELTVRQFKEHIASSVEIPVDKQRLIYQGRVLQDDKTLTTYNVHGKVIHLVERAPPQSTGTGSGGAEVSNEGTAEDSSGHIAASPPQDRNGYVMLGTFNLPVNFLEPQAVQMMPGLGESGRNARVSTSTGSNGSLNVQINLDQSVQSEARMRVQLAENLLRSAHALIQRLEGVSGSQAESELPHTSSSSTASSTSGRIAEESLPMETNAPPAAAAAASTSTQTEGAPNTPPNHLRPAEFVAILSEVRRVEERLRPFIERTHSILGAATSADYNNNTQERDEDQRVLNMAGDALRLLGNALIVLGDLRCNLASPPPRHLYVLRPVTQHSHPVLVRSGLPHVPIPVNVGTANGGPAGENLGRPSRSDHLPSAQAPPPPPRANETTEGARVIRITHQTMEPVVMMHMNIDGDTSSGPPNATGSVQPGECVFGVTLILAMLKLNFPSIHPSMNLPGLPPEFMQAIVQQISHQAATVAAAAASANQATHTTGSAVGHEGMASSAPPAQARVIFTRPPFSPHISHPTGTRGTSINLRAAMPVAGQQAGQGTPVVGSSLAQMISNLVGQLLVQGDTTSYSSSASSQSSESSASPIGPSVNTTGQAPPPPSAPAPPPSGVSVDQPLGGSAGANLAQLLGSMLPGSGSSASGSGSGVAPSITVTLPGLFQNMSDFVPPAAGDTTEESASQTGGSLSPELFTGIVQGGLSTMTGSLGAAQHGNGESIAQFIQSLSQSSNLFTPGSGGAVGFFGDLLSLVCQSSSMMDVVLLLHGNAQPLSRIRPQLTEFFSHHYLRGGQEPTDANVARAADDLINGLEEYIAESFSNVAVRDGVDIVQSNLAFLRQQLTGIASHVLRCNDATFGPSLLLLCTQGLFECLALNLYCLGGEQRALTAVINRRIRRMFSEGNPSLLNCLTSMMSMRLTPILEHNPVTRDHIRRYVILVSEDQRAAAAAESAAAAAAAKADTGQQPAESQNVEMEETFSPATTAEEAKAWSGDGRENPPPGSAVTPPGRPELTREVEPWAASLPPEWVPIIRHDLHSQRKLRAQPPLSDAYLHGMPAKRRKMTQGQGPRLSLSDAVSRAARSAGALPVTAANSLQGELERPDLQDAYATQVKKDIKARVLGDPDYNAQKFPNTHRAFSSDDS; from the exons ATGGCGGATTCGAGTCTAACTGATGTCACCGTGAAGACTCTGGATTCACAGAGCAGGAGCTATCAAGTCGGGGGCGAG TTGACTGTGAGGCAGTTCAAGGAGCACATAGCGTCATCAGTGGAGATCCCAGTGGACAAGCAGCGGCTCATCTACCAAGGCAGAGTGCTACAAGATGACAAAACGCTGACTACGTACA ATGTACACGGAAAGGTGATTCATTTGGTGGAGCGTGCCCCACCTCAAAGCACCGGGACTGGCTCAGGGGGTGCAGAGGTATCCAATGAagggacagcagaggacagcAGCGGTCATATTGCCGCCTCCCCACCTCAAGATCGCAACGGTTACGTGATGCTCGGGACTTTCAACCTCCCTGTCAACTTTTTGGAACCCCAAGCCGTACAG ATGATGCCTGGATTAGGTGAGTCTGGAAGAAATGCCCGGGTCAGCACCAGCACAGGG AGCAATGGCTCGCTGAACGTGCAGATTAATTTGGACCAGTCGGTGCAGAGCGAAGCTCGGATGAGGGTGCAACTGGCTGAGAACCTGCTTCGGAGTGCTCACGCTCTGATCCAAAGGCTGGAG ggtGTTTCCGGTTCGCAGGCAGAATCAGAGTTGCCTCACACCTCTTCATCCTCAACAGCATCGTCAACCTCGGGCAGAATCGCTGAAGAATCACTACCCATGGAAACCAATGCTCCccctgctgcagcagcagcagcatccacCTCAACACAGACTGAAGGGGCACCCAACACACCACCCAA TCACCTGAGGCCAGCAGAGTTTGTTGCCATTCTGTCTGAGGTGCGGAGGGTGGAGGAGAGGTTACGTCCTTTCATAGAGAGGACCCACTCCATCCTCGGGGCGGCCACGTCGGCAGACTACAACAACAAT ACACAGGAACGAGATGAGGATCAACGCGTTCTCAACATGGCTGGAGATGCGCTACGTCTTCTGGGCAATGCTTTGATTGTGCTGGGTGACCTTCGCTGCAACCTGGCGAGCCCTCCTCCACGTCACCTGTATGTGCTCCGGCCCGTGACTCAGCATAGCCATCCTGTCCTAGTCCGGTCCGGTCTGCCGCACGTGCCCATTCCG GTAAACGTGGGCACGGCAAACGGAGGACCTGCTGGAGAAAACCTTGGCCGGCCATCTCGATCCGATCACCTCCCTTCCGCGCAGgctccgccgcctcctcctcgtgCCAACGAGACCACGGAAGGAGCCCGGGTGATCAGGATCACCCACCAGACTATGGAGCCTGTCGTCATGATGCATATGAACATTGATG GTGATACAAGTTCTGGACCGCCAAATGCCACAGGTTCAGTGCAACCAGGTGAGTGCGTCTTTGGAGTAACGTTGATACTCGCTATGCTAAAACTAaactttccatccatccatccatctatgaACTTGCCAGGATTGCCCCCAGAGTTCATGCAAGCCATCGTCCAGCAGATCTCCCACCAAGCAGCTaccgtggcggcggcggcggcttcaGCCAATCAAGCGACACACACGACGGGCTCCGCAGTCGGTCATGAAGGGATGGCTTCTTCGGCGCCGCCCGCTCAGGCCAGAGTGATCTTCACCAGACCACCGTTCTCCCCCCATATCTCACATCCTACGGGAACGAGAGGGACCTCCATCAACCTCCGTGCTGCAATGCCTGTAGCAGGCCAACAAGCAGGACAG GGCACACCTGTAGTTGGCTCCTCCCTCGCCCAGATGATCAGCAACCTGGTGGGACAGCTTCTCGTGCAAG GCGATACGACAAGTTATTCATCTTCAGCCAGCTCCCAGTCATCCGAATCCTCCGCATCTCCTATTGGTCCCTCTGTCAACACTACTGGCCAGGCGCCGCCACCGCCATCGGCACCGGCACCACCGCCATCGGGAGTATCTGTGGATCaaccactaggtggcagtgcTGGGGCAAACCTGGCCCAACTCCTGGGCTCTATGCTGCCTGGAAGTGGAAGTTCTGCTTCTGGTTCTGGTTCTGGAGTGGCAccctccatcactgtcactCTGCCTGGCTTATTTCAGAACATGTCAGACTTTGTGCCG CCGGCTGCCGGCGACACGACGGAAGAGTCCGCCTCGCAGACAGGCGGCTCTCTGAGCCCGGAGCTTTTCACCGGCATCGTGCAAGGAGGGCTGTCGACGATGACCGGCTCGCTCGGGGCGGCGCAGCATGGCAACGGAGAGAGCATCGCACAGTTTATTCAGAGTCTTTCTCAGAGCAGCAATCTCTTCACACCTGGATCGGGAGGGGCCGTGG GCTTCTTTGGCGACCTGTTGTCTCTGGTGTGTCAGAGCTCTTCCATGAtggacgtggtgctgttgctTCACGGAAACGCTCAGCCTCTGAGCCGCATCCGTCCCCAGCTGACTGAATTCTTCAGCCATCACTACCTGCGCGGCGGCCAAGAGCCCACTGACGCCAACGTGGCT AGAGCAGCTGATGACCTCATCAATGGTCTGGAGGAGTACATTGCGGAGAGCTTT TCAAATGTGGCGGTACGCGATGGAGTGGACATCGTTCAGAGCAACCTAGCTTTCCTCAGGCAACAGCTCACAGGGATAGCCTCACATGTGCTGCGCTGCAATG ATGCCACCTTTGGCCCCTCTCTGCTGTTGCTGTGCACCCAAGGTCTGTTTGAGTGTCTTGCCCTCAACTTGTATTGTCTGGGAGGAGAGCAGAGAGCTCTGACCGCTGTCATCAACCGCCGCATT AGGAGAATGTTCTCAGAAGGGAATCCCAGTTTGTTGAACTGTTTGACCAGTATGATGTCTATGAGGTTGACTCCTATTCTGGAGCACAACCCAGTTACCCGGGATCACATTCGGCGCTACGTCATACTCGTATCG GAAGACCAgagggcagcagcagcagc agaatcagcagcagcagcagcagcagcaaaagcaGACACTGGACAACAGCCAGCTGAGAGTCAGAATGTAGAG ATGGAGGAGACTTTCTCTCCAGCAACCACAGCAGAGGAGGCCAAGGCATGGTCCGGTGACGGCCGAGAGAACCCGCCCCCGGGATCTGCCGTGACCCCGCCCGGACGGCCGGAGCTGACCCGGGAGGTGGAGCCGTGGGCAGCGTCTCTTCCACCG GAATGGGTTCCAATCATCAGGCACGATCTGCATTCTCAAAGGAAGCTCCGAGCACAGCCGCCGCTGTCTGACGCCTACCTACACGGGATGCCCGCTAAGAGGAGAAAG ATGACGCAGGGCCAAGGACCCCGCCTCTCCTTGTCAGACGCCGTCAGTCGAGCCGCTCGCTCTGCTGGAGCCCTGCCGGTTACTGCCGCAAACAGCCTCCAGGGAGAGCTGGAGCGTCCCGATTTGCAGGATGCCTATGCCACACAG GTCAAGAAGGACATCAAAGCGCGAGTGCTCGGAGATCCCGACTACAACGCTCAAAAGTTCCCCAACACGCATCGAgctttctcctcagatgactcttaA
- the bag6l gene encoding large proline-rich protein BAG6 isoform X6 — protein MADSSLTDVTVKTLDSQSRSYQVGGELTVRQFKEHIASSVEIPVDKQRLIYQGRVLQDDKTLTTYNVHGKVIHLVERAPPQSTGTGSGGAEVSNEGTAEDSSGHIAASPPQDRNGYVMLGTFNLPVNFLEPQAVQQMMPGLGESGRNARVSTSTGSNGSLNVQINLDQSVQSEARMRVQLAENLLRSAHALIQRLEGVSGSQAESELPHTSSSSTASSTSGRIAEESLPMETNAPPAAAAAASTSTQTEGAPNTPPNHLRPAEFVAILSEVRRVEERLRPFIERTHSILGAATSADYNNNTQERDEDQRVLNMAGDALRLLGNALIVLGDLRCNLASPPPRHLYVLRPVTQHSHPVLVRSGLPHVPIPVNVGTANGGPAGENLGRPSRSDHLPSAQAPPPPPRANETTEGARVIRITHQTMEPVVMMHMNIDGDTSSGPPNATGSVQPEFMQAIVQQISHQAATVAAAAASANQATHTTGSAVGHEGMASSAPPAQARVIFTRPPFSPHISHPTGTRGTSINLRAAMPVAGQQAGQGTPVVGSSLAQMISNLVGQLLVQGDTTSYSSSASSQSSESSASPIGPSVNTTGQAPPPPSAPAPPPSGVSVDQPLGGSAGANLAQLLGSMLPGSGSSASGSGSGVAPSITVTLPGLFQNMSDFVPPAAGDTTEESASQTGGSLSPELFTGIVQGGLSTMTGSLGAAQHGNGESIAQFIQSLSQSSNLFTPGSGGAVGFFGDLLSLVCQSSSMMDVVLLLHGNAQPLSRIRPQLTEFFSHHYLRGGQEPTDANVARAADDLINGLEEYIAESFSNVAVRDGVDIVQSNLAFLRQQLTGIASHVLRCNDATFGPSLLLLCTQGLFECLALNLYCLGGEQRALTAVINRRIRRMFSEGNPSLLNCLTSMMSMRLTPILEHNPVTRDHIRRYVILVSEDQRAAAAAESAAAAAAAKADTGQQPAESQNVEMEETFSPATTAEEAKAWSGDGRENPPPGSAVTPPGRPELTREVEPWAASLPPEWVPIIRHDLHSQRKLRAQPPLSDAYLHGMPAKRRKMTQGQGPRLSLSDAVSRAARSAGALPVTAANSLQGELERPDLQDAYATQVKKDIKARVLGDPDYNAQKFPNTHRAFSSDDS, from the exons ATGGCGGATTCGAGTCTAACTGATGTCACCGTGAAGACTCTGGATTCACAGAGCAGGAGCTATCAAGTCGGGGGCGAG TTGACTGTGAGGCAGTTCAAGGAGCACATAGCGTCATCAGTGGAGATCCCAGTGGACAAGCAGCGGCTCATCTACCAAGGCAGAGTGCTACAAGATGACAAAACGCTGACTACGTACA ATGTACACGGAAAGGTGATTCATTTGGTGGAGCGTGCCCCACCTCAAAGCACCGGGACTGGCTCAGGGGGTGCAGAGGTATCCAATGAagggacagcagaggacagcAGCGGTCATATTGCCGCCTCCCCACCTCAAGATCGCAACGGTTACGTGATGCTCGGGACTTTCAACCTCCCTGTCAACTTTTTGGAACCCCAAGCCGTACAG CAGATGATGCCTGGATTAGGTGAGTCTGGAAGAAATGCCCGGGTCAGCACCAGCACAGGG AGCAATGGCTCGCTGAACGTGCAGATTAATTTGGACCAGTCGGTGCAGAGCGAAGCTCGGATGAGGGTGCAACTGGCTGAGAACCTGCTTCGGAGTGCTCACGCTCTGATCCAAAGGCTGGAG ggtGTTTCCGGTTCGCAGGCAGAATCAGAGTTGCCTCACACCTCTTCATCCTCAACAGCATCGTCAACCTCGGGCAGAATCGCTGAAGAATCACTACCCATGGAAACCAATGCTCCccctgctgcagcagcagcagcatccacCTCAACACAGACTGAAGGGGCACCCAACACACCACCCAA TCACCTGAGGCCAGCAGAGTTTGTTGCCATTCTGTCTGAGGTGCGGAGGGTGGAGGAGAGGTTACGTCCTTTCATAGAGAGGACCCACTCCATCCTCGGGGCGGCCACGTCGGCAGACTACAACAACAAT ACACAGGAACGAGATGAGGATCAACGCGTTCTCAACATGGCTGGAGATGCGCTACGTCTTCTGGGCAATGCTTTGATTGTGCTGGGTGACCTTCGCTGCAACCTGGCGAGCCCTCCTCCACGTCACCTGTATGTGCTCCGGCCCGTGACTCAGCATAGCCATCCTGTCCTAGTCCGGTCCGGTCTGCCGCACGTGCCCATTCCG GTAAACGTGGGCACGGCAAACGGAGGACCTGCTGGAGAAAACCTTGGCCGGCCATCTCGATCCGATCACCTCCCTTCCGCGCAGgctccgccgcctcctcctcgtgCCAACGAGACCACGGAAGGAGCCCGGGTGATCAGGATCACCCACCAGACTATGGAGCCTGTCGTCATGATGCATATGAACATTGATG GTGATACAAGTTCTGGACCGCCAAATGCCACAGGTTCAGTGCAACCAG AGTTCATGCAAGCCATCGTCCAGCAGATCTCCCACCAAGCAGCTaccgtggcggcggcggcggcttcaGCCAATCAAGCGACACACACGACGGGCTCCGCAGTCGGTCATGAAGGGATGGCTTCTTCGGCGCCGCCCGCTCAGGCCAGAGTGATCTTCACCAGACCACCGTTCTCCCCCCATATCTCACATCCTACGGGAACGAGAGGGACCTCCATCAACCTCCGTGCTGCAATGCCTGTAGCAGGCCAACAAGCAGGACAG GGCACACCTGTAGTTGGCTCCTCCCTCGCCCAGATGATCAGCAACCTGGTGGGACAGCTTCTCGTGCAAG GCGATACGACAAGTTATTCATCTTCAGCCAGCTCCCAGTCATCCGAATCCTCCGCATCTCCTATTGGTCCCTCTGTCAACACTACTGGCCAGGCGCCGCCACCGCCATCGGCACCGGCACCACCGCCATCGGGAGTATCTGTGGATCaaccactaggtggcagtgcTGGGGCAAACCTGGCCCAACTCCTGGGCTCTATGCTGCCTGGAAGTGGAAGTTCTGCTTCTGGTTCTGGTTCTGGAGTGGCAccctccatcactgtcactCTGCCTGGCTTATTTCAGAACATGTCAGACTTTGTGCCG CCGGCTGCCGGCGACACGACGGAAGAGTCCGCCTCGCAGACAGGCGGCTCTCTGAGCCCGGAGCTTTTCACCGGCATCGTGCAAGGAGGGCTGTCGACGATGACCGGCTCGCTCGGGGCGGCGCAGCATGGCAACGGAGAGAGCATCGCACAGTTTATTCAGAGTCTTTCTCAGAGCAGCAATCTCTTCACACCTGGATCGGGAGGGGCCGTGG GCTTCTTTGGCGACCTGTTGTCTCTGGTGTGTCAGAGCTCTTCCATGAtggacgtggtgctgttgctTCACGGAAACGCTCAGCCTCTGAGCCGCATCCGTCCCCAGCTGACTGAATTCTTCAGCCATCACTACCTGCGCGGCGGCCAAGAGCCCACTGACGCCAACGTGGCT AGAGCAGCTGATGACCTCATCAATGGTCTGGAGGAGTACATTGCGGAGAGCTTT TCAAATGTGGCGGTACGCGATGGAGTGGACATCGTTCAGAGCAACCTAGCTTTCCTCAGGCAACAGCTCACAGGGATAGCCTCACATGTGCTGCGCTGCAATG ATGCCACCTTTGGCCCCTCTCTGCTGTTGCTGTGCACCCAAGGTCTGTTTGAGTGTCTTGCCCTCAACTTGTATTGTCTGGGAGGAGAGCAGAGAGCTCTGACCGCTGTCATCAACCGCCGCATT AGGAGAATGTTCTCAGAAGGGAATCCCAGTTTGTTGAACTGTTTGACCAGTATGATGTCTATGAGGTTGACTCCTATTCTGGAGCACAACCCAGTTACCCGGGATCACATTCGGCGCTACGTCATACTCGTATCG GAAGACCAgagggcagcagcagcagc agaatcagcagcagcagcagcagcagcaaaagcaGACACTGGACAACAGCCAGCTGAGAGTCAGAATGTAGAG ATGGAGGAGACTTTCTCTCCAGCAACCACAGCAGAGGAGGCCAAGGCATGGTCCGGTGACGGCCGAGAGAACCCGCCCCCGGGATCTGCCGTGACCCCGCCCGGACGGCCGGAGCTGACCCGGGAGGTGGAGCCGTGGGCAGCGTCTCTTCCACCG GAATGGGTTCCAATCATCAGGCACGATCTGCATTCTCAAAGGAAGCTCCGAGCACAGCCGCCGCTGTCTGACGCCTACCTACACGGGATGCCCGCTAAGAGGAGAAAG ATGACGCAGGGCCAAGGACCCCGCCTCTCCTTGTCAGACGCCGTCAGTCGAGCCGCTCGCTCTGCTGGAGCCCTGCCGGTTACTGCCGCAAACAGCCTCCAGGGAGAGCTGGAGCGTCCCGATTTGCAGGATGCCTATGCCACACAG GTCAAGAAGGACATCAAAGCGCGAGTGCTCGGAGATCCCGACTACAACGCTCAAAAGTTCCCCAACACGCATCGAgctttctcctcagatgactcttaA